The following coding sequences lie in one Cannabis sativa cultivar Pink pepper isolate KNU-18-1 chromosome 5, ASM2916894v1, whole genome shotgun sequence genomic window:
- the LOC115716569 gene encoding endoribonuclease YBEY, chloroplastic has product MLFRPPQSPSPSAARMARAFLRAVPALLHPSSFSTTTVSSCSPSVRGGNGNGGFSSFSSSSVVFGRSFHALCGTKQRWGALRSSGRVWAAQRDYRRAARRRSAAKRNNKELELNVSICIEEDLPDDPEILSIAELLRLNAPMAMKLAFDGLKESQYKTRDTAITDVGGFESVELSVLLCNDEFIRKLNKEWRDEDHATDVLSMSDHIPDLNLPILMLGDIVISMETAARQAEERGISLIDEIRILMVHGLLHLLGFDHEISEEAEMEMEKEEELILKSLGWAGKGLIQSAYDAAETNGNAIADSLDDTKKKEGSLRFYKPKFSYIFCDMDGTLLNSKSLISSTTAKALKEASSRGVKIVIATGKTRAAVMSIFKMADLAGSGGIVSAVSPGVFLQGLLVYGTQGREIYRRNLDPVICREACVYSWENKVPLIAFSGGRCLTLFDHPKVESLHSVYHEPKAEIMSSVDQILAAADIQKVIFMDTAEGVSTTLRPYWAEATGDRASVVQAQADMLEIVPPGTSKGSGVKLLLDHLGVSPKEIMAIGDGENDVEMLELASLGVALSNGSEKTKAVANVIGASNDENGAADAIYRYAF; this is encoded by the coding sequence ATGCTCTTCCGACCACCACAATCTCCCTCACCCTCCGCCGCTCGGATGGCGCGTGCCTTTTTACGCGCCGTTCCTGCTCTTCTCCATCCCTCATCCTTCTCCACCACCACGGTCTCCTCTTGTTCTCCCTCTGTTCGCGGGGGCAATGGCAATGGCGGCTTCTCTTCGTTCTCCAGTTCTTCGGTGGTGTTCGGAAGGAGCTTTCACGCCCTGTGCGGCACCAAACAACGGTGGGGGGCTTTGAGGAGTTCGGGAAGAGTTTGGGCTGCGCAGAGGGACTATCGTAGGGCGGCGAGGAGGAGATCGGCTGCCAAGAGAAATAACAAGGAGTTGGAGCTTAATGTCAGTATCTGCATCGAAGAAGATTTACCTGACGATCCTGAAATTTTGAGTATTGCAGAGTTGCTGCGTTTGAATGCTCCTATGGCAATGAAGTTAGCATTTGATGGTTTAAAAGAGTCGCAGTACAAGACTAGAGATACTGCTATAACTGATGTTGGTGGATTTGAAAGTGTGGAGCTTTCTGTGCTTCTCTGTAATGACGAATTTATTCGAAAACTTAACAAGGAGTGGCGGGATGAGGATCACGCTACTGATGTTCTTTCAATGTCTGATCACATACCTGATCTTAACCTTCCGATTCTTATGCTGGGAGACATTGTGATTTCGATGGAGACCGCTGCAAGGCAAGCAGAAGAGAGAGGGATTAGTCTTATCGACGAAATTCGGATTCTCATGGTACATGGTTTATTGCATCTTTTGGGATTTGATCATGAGATTAGTGAAGAGGCTGAAATGGAAATGGAGAAGGAGGAGGAACTTATCTTGAAAAGTCTTGGTTGGGCTGGGAAAGGACTTATTCAGAGTGCATATGATGCTGCTGAAACTAATGGCAATGCCATTGCCGATTCTCTTGATGatacaaagaagaaagaagGCAGCCTTCGGTTTTATAAACCGAAGTTCAGCTATATCTTTTGTGATATGGATGGTACACTGCTAAATAGTAAAAGTCTCATTAGTTCAACAACCGCCAAGGCTTTGAAAGAAGCCTCATCAAGGGGTGTGAAGATTGTTATAGCCACTGGGAAAACTCGAGCTGCTGTGATGAGCATTTTCAAGATGGCGGATTTAGCTGGAAGTGGTGGCATTGTTTCAGCAGTTTCTCCTGGGGTTTTCTTACAGGGGTTGCTTGTCTATGGTACACAAGGCCGCGAAATTTATAGGAGGAATTTGGATCCAGTTATCTGCAGAGAGGCTTGTGTTTACTCGTGGGAGAATAAAGTTCCTCTAATTGCATTTAGCGGGGGTCGCTGCCTTACTCTGTTTGATCACCCAAAAGTTGAGTCGCTGCACAGTGTGTATCATGAGCCAAAGGCAGAGATAATGTCTTCTGTTGATCAGATCTTGGCTGCTGCTGACATACAGAAAGTGATCTTCATGGACACTGCAGAGGGTGTGTCTACTACTTTGCGCCCCTATTGGGCAGAGGCAACTGGAGATCGTGCCAGTGTTGTGCAGGCTCAGGCAGACATGCTTGAAATCGTTCCTCCTGGAACGTCAAAAGGGAGTGGGGTGAAACTCCTCCTTGATCATCTGGGAGTTAGTCCTAAAGAGATAATGGCGATCGGCGATGGAGAAAATGATGTTGAGATGCTTGAGCTTGCTTCTCTAGGCGTTGCTCTTAGTAATGGATCAGAGAAGACAAAAGCTGTGGCTAATGTAATTGGTGCCAGCAATGATGAAAATGGCGCAGCTGATGCAATATACCGGTATGCATTCTAA